The DNA window TTCGAGATGGCCGAAGGGCCGGAGGTCGAAGCCGAGTGGTTCAACTTCGACGCGTTGAACTTCCTCCCGGACCACCCGGCCCGAACCATGCAGGACACGTTCTTCGTCGAGGCCCCGTCCGGCGGGGACTCCGGTATGGTGCTGCGCACGCACACCTCCCCCGTTCAGATACGGGCTCTGCTCGAGCGCACACCGCCGGTCTACGTCGTGGCACCCGGAACGACCTTCCGCACGGACGAGCTGGACGCCACTCACACCCCGGTTTTCCACCAGCTCGAGGGTCTGGTGGTGGACGAGAAGGTCACGTTGGCGCACCTACGCGGCGCCATCGACGCCTTCGTGCACGGAATGTTCGGTTCCGGGTTGCGCACCCGGTTCCGTCCCTCGTTCTTCCCGTTCACCGAGCCCTCGGGTGAGATGGACATGGAGTGCTTCGTGTGCCACGGATCCTCGGTGGGAGCGACGGATTCGCACTGCCGTACGTGCGGCTCGGAGGGCTGGATCGAGATCGGCGGTTGCGGGATCGTCAACCCGCGTGTTCTCACCGCGGCGGGTGTCGACACGGAGCGCTACACCGGTTGGGCGTTCGGACTGGGTGTCGAGCGGGCGTTGATGTTCGCGCACGGTGTGGAGGATATGCACGACATGGTGGAAGGCGACGTCCGGTTCACCTCGGCCTTCGGGATGGAGATCTGATGCGTGTCCCTGTTTCTTGGCTTCGCGACTATGTGGACCTGCCGGAGCGCGTGACGGCCAGGGACCTCGCCACGCAGCTGATCGCGGCGGGCCTCGAGGTGGAAACCGTCGACGAGGTCGGTTCCGGTGTCAGCGGCCCGGTCGTGCTCGGTGAGGTCAGTGGGGTCGAGGAGCTCACCGGCTTCAAGAAGCCGATCCGGTACTGCCAGGTGGACGTCGGTACGGCGAACGGCACCGGCGAGCAGCAGAACATCGTCTGCGGCGCCAGTAACTTCGCCGTGGGGGACCGGGTGGTGGTGGCGCTTCCCGGTTCCGTGCTGCCCGGTGGGTTCGAGATCAACGCGCGC is part of the Haloactinospora alba genome and encodes:
- the pheS gene encoding phenylalanine--tRNA ligase subunit alpha codes for the protein MSAPNNSYDPVEVASLQPEEVARMRDEALSAISAATSLEELKEVRTAHAGDRSPLALANREIGSLPPSARADAGKRVGGARREVSEALNRRQTELEEERDARVLVEEAVDVTLPWDRVQRGARHPVTTISERMTDIFVGMGFEMAEGPEVEAEWFNFDALNFLPDHPARTMQDTFFVEAPSGGDSGMVLRTHTSPVQIRALLERTPPVYVVAPGTTFRTDELDATHTPVFHQLEGLVVDEKVTLAHLRGAIDAFVHGMFGSGLRTRFRPSFFPFTEPSGEMDMECFVCHGSSVGATDSHCRTCGSEGWIEIGGCGIVNPRVLTAAGVDTERYTGWAFGLGVERALMFAHGVEDMHDMVEGDVRFTSAFGMEI